The Bacteroidota bacterium genomic interval TACGCTTCGGTCCAGTTCTGCGGAGCCACCAGGTTGTCGGTCAGGATCGAGGCGTAGACGTATTCCGCCTCCGGCATCCCTTCTTTCGCTGCGTACTGAAAATGTTCGAACGCTTTGAACGGATTCCACGGCACCCCCCACCCGTTGTTCAAAAAGATCCCGAGATTGTAGTTTGCCATCACCATCCCCTGGTCGGCCGCTTTTTGGATCCAGTACGCGCTCTTCACCGTGTCGACGCCGAACCCCCGGCCGAGAAAATAGCGGATCCCGAGCTCGTGCTGCGCGGACGCATCGCCGTTGTTCGCTTTTTCCATCAGCTTGAATTCTTCCCACAGCTCGTACGATTCATCCGACCGTCTGATCAGGTTCAGCGACGGAGCCCGATGCTCCTTGAAAACCGCAGCTTTGGTGGAATCTTGAGCATGAAGGGGGGAGGAAAAAATTCCGAGAAAAACGATGGCGCATCCCAAAAAGAACATCCGCGTGACCATCATGGTGTGACCGCTCGACTCCCGGAGAATGTAAAAAGAGGGGTTCGTGGAAGTGTATAATTAGACGGATGAAACGAGATTTTGTTTACTGCTGAAATCGAAATTCGGTCCGGCGAACGGGCGGATTTCCGTTATGATGCCCGCAGCGCGTTAATAATATCCAGCCGCGAAGCTCGGACCGCCGGCAGGAAGCCTCCCACCAATCCCATAAAAAGAGAAAAGACCAGCGTGGAGAGCGCGATACCTGCGGTGAAATGGAAGCCGAACGCGAGCTCGGTAAACGAGGTAAAGTTCGTCGTGGAAAAGGAAACGAATTCAAGAAACGACGCAAAGAGCAATCCCAGTCCCCCGCCGACAAGGGAGAGGAGCATCGCTTCGGCCAGGAAAGCGGCGAGGACGCTTCTGCGGCGGAAGCCGAGGGCGCGCATCGTACCGATCTCGACCGTCCGGTTCGCGACCGCCGCATACATCGTGATCATCGCGCCGATCATCGCACCGGCGCTGAAAATGATGGTGATGATCAGGCCAAGGATGCGGATGAATTGCGCCATTCCCTGCGATTGTTCTTCGTAGAATGCTTTTTCTCTTTTCGGTTCAAGATCGGCCAGCCGCTGATCGCTTTCCATCCGCGTCTTGAACGCGCCGAAGTCGTCGACATTCTTTAATTTCACCGTGAGCGAGGAATAGACCGGGCGGTTGAACGCAAGCATCAACTGATCCGCATCGGCCCAGATCTCGGAAGCGAAGCCGCTTTTCCCGGCGTCGAACACGCCGACAATCGTCCAGAACCCGGACCCTATCTGCACCGTCTGTCCCACGGCGACTCCCTGAAACTGCGACGCCACAGCGTTGCCGATGACGATCTCGGACGAGCCCTGGCGGAACATGCGTCCTTCTTTTATTTTCACCTGCGGCCGCATCGTCGCTGAGCCGGCAGAGACGCCGCGCACCGGTACGTTCGCCATATCCTTCGTTCCGTTCTTGCTCAAATTAATGATCGTCACCACGTCTGCCGTCGCCATCGGTTTGCCGTCCGTTCCGGTCGCTACTTCCGGGAACGTTGAGATATTCGCGACCGACTCCCGCCCGATCGCGCTGACCAGCTCGCTCTGCGCCGACTTTCTGACGATGATGACGTTGTCGTCGGACCCGGTCGAAACCAGCGTTTGCTTGACGCCTTCGGAGAGCATCAGCACCGCGGCGAAAACAAAAACGACGAGCGTGATGCCGCCGAGCGTAAGGGACATCGTCAGCCGGCGCGTCCAGAGATTGCGAATGATGTACGAAAAAGGAATTTTCATGGCGGCGCTATGGTAGTGGTTATCCGATCTGTCGTAAACCGTCGACTATTTTGATGCGCGACGAACGTATCGCCGGAAATACGGAGGCGAGGAGTCCGACAAGGAACGAGAGCGAAAATGAAAGGATGATCGTCGACGGCTCGACGTTGAAAATCGGGAACATCGTCGGGAACCCTGCCGCCACACCGGCCGCCATGGGGAAGGTCAGCGCGATCCCGATGCAGCCGCCGAGCATGGCGATGACCAGCGATTCGCCGGTCACCAATCCGATGATGTGCCCGGCGTTGAACCCGAGCGTTTTCAGCACGGCATATTCTCTGATCCGCTCGCGTGCGGACATGATGATGGTGTTCGCAAGGACGAGGAGAATGATGCCGATGATCACGTACGAAACGACCTCGAGGGAAGTGAGGATCGCGCTCGAAAGGGAGACGAAGCTCTGCTGAAACGCTTTTTCAGTTTCCGTTTTTGTCTTTGCGGGTGAATTGGCAAACAGCGCGTCGATATTTTCCGACACCGTTGCCGCATCGTTTGCGTTCGCGATCTGAACGGCGTACCATCCGACCTGGCCGGAGCGGTACAGCGCGGTCTGCTTCAGCGACTCGTCGAGGTACGACCACTGGAGGAACATCTGCGTCTCATCGACCGTCTTGTCCTTTCCCGTGTACACTCCGCGGATCACGAACTGCCAATGGCCGGGGTAAATGTCCCCTTCGATGGGGATGACATCCCCGATCTTCCAGCCGTACTTCTCCATGATCTTTCTTCCTACGATGCAGGCGTTCCGTTCCTTCTTGAACGTCTCCAGCTGGTCTGGAGGAATGACAAACTCGGGATACATGCTGAGGAACTGCTCGGCGTCGACCGCATAGCGCGGGAAAAAGTTGTCGAATGATTGATCCTTGTACACTCCCTGAAACCAGTAGGCGTACGATACTTTCGTTACACCGGGGACTTTTTCGATCTGCTCCTTATAGGAAAGAGGGAGCGGATAGACGAACGACACCGCGTGGCGCGTGATAAGGCGGACGGAGGAGGAGGACGCAACACCCGAATTCCATGCCGAGACGATCGTGCGGAGAAACCCGAAGGCGAAGACAGCGCACGAGAGGCCGAGGACCGTCAGGAATGTCCGCAGTTTATGCCGCAGCAGGTTCTTTAAGACAAGCTTCAACACTTTCATGATTTTTTCCTCACTGGTTCACGTCGATGCGGGGAGCGGTCAATTTTCCAGCAGATCCCCTTTTTCAAGATGGCGCACTTTGTGCGCCTTTCCCGCGGCGTGCGGATCGTGCGTGACCATGACAATGGTCTTTTTGAACTCCGTGTTCAACCTTTCCATCAGGATCAGAATTTCGTCGGCCGATTTCTTGTCGAGGTCCCCCGTCGGTTCGTCCGCAACGATGATTGTCGGGTCGGTGACGATCGCGCGTGCGATCGCGACGCGCTGTTCCTGTCCGCCGGAAAGCTGTTTCGGATAATGCTTCATACGGTCGCCGAGACCGACCACGTTCAACGCGGCCTCCACGTGTTCGCGCTTTTCCTTTTTCGACAGGTTTGTCAGGAGCAATGGCAGCTCTACGTTCTCGTACGCCGTGAGCACGGGCAAAAGGTTGTAGAACTGGAAGACAAAGCCGACGTTGTGCGAGCGCCATTTCGCGAGCGCAGATTCGCCGAGCGTCGAGATGTCCGTTCCGGCGATCTTGAGCGATCCGCTGTTCGGCCTGTCGATGCCGGCGATAAGATTCAGCAGCGTCGTCTTGCCGGACCCCGACGGTCCCATAAGCGCGAGAAATTCGCTTTCGGGGATGTCAAGCGTAATGTTCTGCAGCACGGGGATCTCCATGCTGTCCCGTTTATAGATCTTCGTCAGGTTGCGGATTTGAACGATTGGCTCTGCCATAAGTGCTCTTTGGATTGATGAAGATAGTTCTCGACCTGAAAGCCGATTATTTTGCCTGGGCTATTTTTGTTCCCGAAGAGAGTTTTGCCGAGGGATGATTGACGACCTTGTCTCCGACCGCAAGGCCCTCTTTGATCTCCATGCTGCTCCCCATCAACTCCCCGACGACCACGGGGGTCGCCACGACGCTTTCATCGCGGACAAGGAAGGCAACTTTTTTCCCGTCCCGCGTGGCCACTGCCGAGACCGGCACGGAAATTTTCGGCGTGGAATTTTCCGTCGGTTTATCGGTTTCCTTGCTCAGGAAGATCGCCTTTGCGCTCATCTCGGGAAGAACTAGATCATCCCGGTCGAGGAACTGGATCTTCGTCAGGACGGTCGCTTTCGCCCGGTCGGCGGTCGGGACAATTTTGTGGACGGTGCCGTGGTACCGCTTATCGGGAATCGCGTCGAGAGTGATCTCGCACGGCTGGCCTGTGTAGACTTTTGAGATGTTGGATTCCGACACATCGGCTTCGACTTCGAGCGAGTTCATATCAGCGAGGGTCACGATATCGCCGCGCGAACCGGAGGCCGCCCCGAACGGCGTGATCACGTCCCCCACGTCGGCGTCTTTTGTGAGCACCGTTCCGTCGAACGGGGCGCGGATGTTGGTGTATTCGACCTGCACCTCCGCGGCGCGGACGGTAGCTTCAGCAGCGTTCAGCGAAGCTTCGGCCGACGTAACTCCGGCGATCGCCTTTTTGTAGCGGGCGTTTGCCGGGTCATAGTCCGCCTCCGACGCAAGATTCTTCTCGAAGAGCGATTTTTCCCGCTGATAGTTCGCTGTCGCGTCGTCGAGCTCCGCTTTGGCCTGATCCACCCCCGCCTTCGCAACCCCAAGATTCGCTCTCGCCTGGCCGAGCGCCGCATCGACGTCGCTGCTCTCAAGCCGCCCGATGATGCTCCCTTTCGTGACGCGGTCTCCTTCGATCACTCCGAGATATTCAAGCCGCCCGGTTCCTTTGGACGCCACCGCCGCTTTGCGCTGGGCGACGACATAACCGCTTGCCGTCAGCACCGTGTTCGCCTGCGACGGGTACGTCAACGAGACGGTCACAATTTCAACTTGTTCAGTTGATGCAACGCCTCCGCCGAAAATAATGAACGCGGCAACGACGAGCACAACGGCGCCGATGGATGAAAAGAGAATGACCTTCTTCTTCGAACCGCCGGATTCGCTCGGAGCGGAGGCACTTCTATTGATGCGGAGCGATGACAGGTCCGCTTTTTGCGCTTCAGATGACATGATCTAAATATTTGCTGAGTATTGGCTGAAGAACTGACCCGCGGGGTGCAGATCCATGTAGACAGAGTTGTATAATATGCGAAAATACGGGACGAAAATCAATACCGTGAAGGCCGATGTTTTGCGCAGAAAATATTCCAAAAAACCGCCGAGAGATCATTTTACTTTACCAGGGTCATCATTTTTGTAAATGAGCCGTCCGGAGTGAACAATCTGTACATCAATACGCCGCCGGCGCAGCGTGACCCGTCGAAGCGCACGGTATACGAACCCGCCGGCTTCGTGTCGTTCACGAGCGTGGCAAGTTTTTTGCCGAGCACATTATAGACGACAAGTCTGACGCGCGACGCCCTCGCTACACTGTAGCGAATGGTCGTGCTCGGATTAAATGGATTCGGATAATTTTGTTCAAGGGAAAACGACGACGGCGCGGCATCAGCTTTTCTCACACTCGTTGCGCCGGTCGACTGCGTCCAGTCAAATCCAAAGGCGCGATAGCTGACAATGCTGTCGGGAAATTGAGCCTCAAGAGCCGTGGAACCATCGGGATGAACCTCGGTGAATGCCAGCGGCGCGGTCCCCCATCCGATGAGCGTATTGCCGTCTGCCAGACGTTCGATCGACCCCATCGCCATGGAAAAAATATCCGGCGAATGTCTGAATTGCCAGACAAGCGTGGCAGTTTTTGCCTGTTCGTCGAGAGCGTATTCGACGCCTCTCGAGAATTCTACGGACCGGAAATTCCCGTTATCGAAGAGGATCATCGTCCCTGTTGCAGTCCTGCGGATCGAATGCTGATGAGAAAAGAGAAGGGAGTCATTGATGAACTGAAATTGGTTGTTCTTCCCTCCCCATCTCCAGATGATCTCACCAGTGGTCCGATTGATCTTTGTGATTTCATCAAGATGCCTGCTCGACAAAAGAATGTTTCCGTCCGCGTCCAGGTCGATCGCATTGGCATGGACGTAGTCGATGCTGGCGGCCGTCAAATCCTCGTGCGTCGCATCGGTGATAAGAAAGTGGTCGAAGCTTCTCCATTGAAAAATCACATTTTTATTCTTGTCGAGCTCCTGAATGACCATTCCCCACACCGTTGCATTGGAATTGCCGCCGGCGACGATCTTGCTCATGTCGACGATCTCCGGATCGTCTCCGAGCAGGAGCGCATGCCCATCGGCAAGCAAGCGCAGCTCGTGGAGGTCCGTTTGATAGCCGTTTCCGCATTTATAGCTATCGATGACGTTGTACGAGCTGTCCATCTCAAGATAACTGCCGGACGAAGCATCGAAGTAGGTCAAGAGGCCGTTCGGCTGCAGTGTGAAGCCCATATTCTCCGAGTTTGTCTTTTTCCAGAAGACCGGTATTCCCTGGTTGTTCACGATCATCAAATATTGTTCATCGGACGGAATAAGGGTCACAAATTGCTGATGGTCGCCGGCCCTCCCGGATTTGAACGTGCCCAGAAATATCTTGTCTGCTGAAGCATCGGCAGCGTGACTCACAACAGGCAATGGAAAATCTGAGGGAAGGCTGTCGGATGAAACAAGCGGCGATGCACTGCGAAAATTGCCGGCGTGGCGCGTAAAAAAAGAACGAGAAGGATTTGGCGCAGCGAAGGGGGGTTGAGCCCGAAATTCCTGCACGGCCGCAACGGTTGCGCCAATGTCGAAGCGATAGCTCGGCGGCGCAATCGTGGTTCCCTCCAGCGTCTGCAAGGGATGAATGGCTTGAACGGAGACTCGTTCCCCCGGGGTGAACGGGGCATCGGGAATAATCATGACTGTAGTTCCATCATCCGATAACGACGAATGCCAGGGATGTTCTCCGCTCTCAGAGCCGGTCAATTGAATGAAAGATCTATCCGAAAGAACAGCGGGATCAAATTTCCCCTTTGTCCGGACAATGACGGTGGTTGACGGAGAAAGGTACTTGGAATCAGGAAGCGGAAAAAAATAGACGATCTCTCCGCGTGAAAGCGCGGTCGCCGGAAGCGTCAGCGCCAGAAAATATGCGGAAGTCAAAAGCATCGAGAGCTTGTTGCCGCGGGGACGCACGGCCGGATAGAAAAGATTCCGGAAGAGCGTGGTTGTGCTTCGGGCCGGAATCCCAAGGATCGCGGAAGCCCCGCTGCCGCAGGACGCTATGGCCTGCAAATTGTTCATCGCGCCTTTTTGCTCTCTTTTACTTTAGCGTTGTCGGACTGTACAAATTTTCCTCTGTATTCAACGAGTGCGATGTCGCATCCGTTTCCGATGCTGACGTTGTTTCCACGAACAGCTTTTGCCTTTGTATCCTCAAGATGAATATCGTCCCCCTCGATCGTATCGGTCGACAATCCCCCCTGAAGGTCGAGCGAAAAAAGAAGCGAGTTGATCAATCGCCCCAGGCGAAACGTATTCCCTCTGCGGACATTGATCGTTTCTCCGCCTATCTCTTTTGCGCGGCACGGTCCGTAAAGCACGACGTCGACATTTCCGGCGTTGAGAAGACCGCCGACGCTGAACGCTCCCTTCGAAACAAACGTCTCCGCGGTGCAATCATCCTTTGCCTTGAAGCCCCCTTTGATCTCAAGATGATCGGCCGATAGTTTCCCGCCGATAACGGCCGTGCCGTCGACTTTCAACTCCTTTGCATCGACGGCTCCTTTCACTTCCAGCATTCCGCTTACCTTAAAATCATCCGTTTCGAGGCTCCCGGCGATGGCCGTCCGTCCGGTCACTTTGCCCGTCTTTGTTTTAACAGAACCTTCGATATCGGACGTTCCCGAAACTTTCAGGTCGATGCAGTCAAAATCGCCGTTGATGTCCCCCTGGCCGTTGACGACAACGTTGTTATAGTAGCCCCCCGAAGCGGAGGCGCTCCCGGAGATCTTCAAGTCGTGCCTTGTTTTTTTATCCATAAACATTCTCCATTTATTTATAGAAGCATATTTAATTCTTCAACGCATTGTGCGAGGTTAATGCGGGCCGCTACTTTTAACCCTTGCTCGAAGTGCACGGGTGAGGTGGCTGGAAGCAGCGCCGCGAACGAAACTCCGGTCTTGCGGATGACAACCAATTCGCATGCCTTTCCTTCAAACGAGCCGTAGCCTTCTTCCATCGTTTTTACTGCACTTTTGGCTTCGTCAATTCCGACATCCCCCGAGTGCAAAAGGCGATCCATCACGAACAAACTGAGGAGGGTTTGAAGCGAGACACTGGTATCGGGATTCTTATCGTTAAAATAATTCTGGATCGTGGTGTCCAAAACGATTTTTCGGCCTCTGACCTCTTCTATGGTGAGGGATGTCTGACCAAGTGCAGGAGAAAAAACACCGGCAATGTCGTCAAGGGAACGGTCTTCTTTCATCCCCTTAATTTTGTCGATTCGCGCCAGAATACTCTCTCTGGGAAAGAAAGTCTCCTGCCCTGTGAAGGCCGATTTTTTGACAAACCATTCTTCCGGGATCAGGTTTTTTCGTTTCCATCGATAGAGTTGTCCGTACGAAATGCCGGTGAGTTCCAGCAGTTCTTTCTTAGAGATCAAGTCGCTGTCCATAGAGCTTTCTTCGAGAAGATAGACATCATAAAAAGGTCTCTCCAATATAACATAACATTGTTACGTTGTCAAGAGGCATCGCTATATCGGTTCTCTTGAATTAACTCTACTCCTCTGCTGCAAAATACTGTGAATTCAGGCTGCTTTGAGCAGAACTGGCGGGATATTTTTTACGCCACAATATATCTTACGTAGAGAAGCGAACATTGTTTCACTGCGTCTGAAAATAATTCGCCTTTTCGGAGCGGGTGGGTTATGAACTTTTTGCGAGGAATTCGAGAGCTTCCCCAGTTAAGCGGAAAATTTTCCAGTCATCAAGAGGAACGGCTCCCAATTTTTTGTAGAAGGCGATCGACGGTTCGTTCCAGTCGAGCACGGCCCATTCAAACCGGCCGCAGTTCCGTTCTTTGGCAATCCCGGCGAGATGGATAAGGAGGGCTTTCCCGATCCCTTTTTTGCGGAAGTGCGGAAAGACGAACAGGTCTTCCAGGTAAATTCCCGGACGGGAAAGAAATGTTGAAAAGTTATGGAAGAAGATCGCGAACCCTGCAGGTTCGTTCTCATAATACGCGATGACAACCTCTGCAAATTTCTTCTCGCCAAAAAGCGCGCCGCGAAGGAGCGCTTCTGTTGCGACGCACTGGCTCGACAGGCGTTCGTACTCCGCAAGCTCTTTGATGAACCTGAGGATAAGCGGGATATCCTTTTCCACTGCGGGCTGAATATGAATTGAGGGTGGCATAGGTGAAGTACAGTTATTCCGATATTATGGCTTGGCGGGAATTCCCATCCGCGCCCATTCTTCGCGCGCGGGACCGTAAACTCCGGGAACGCGCAGGCCGGCTTGCCGCATCAGCACCGTCATCTGGCCCCGGTGATGAGTCTGATGCCTGAGCAATGAAGCGAGCGCAAAACCGCGCGTCCATTTCTGACCGAACATATGAACCTCTTCCTCCAGCGAAGAACCGGTCCAGTGTTCCTCGATCTGATTTCCTATCGACGCTGCCGTGGCTTCATAGGCATCCACAATAGCCCGTGCATTGTCGGGCACTGGCGAATCTTCCGGCGGCAGGGAAATTGTCAGGCCGGCTTTTTTGCCCGTCTCTCCGACAGCGAGCACGATATGCCAGGCAAGTAAACCGAGCGACCTTCCGTCGGGCGTAACTCTTTGCCCGAGCGATGAGTCGGTCAGCGCGCGGAAAATTTTCAGGGTCGATGATGTTTCGCGGCGCCAATCTTCCAAAAGACCATCAAGTGTTCTATCCATTCCAATTCCTGCTTCAATTCACGAACGTCACTGCTCTAGCGTTTTGAGGATCTGTTCGGCGACAAAGAGATTGCCGGCATCGTTGAGATGCACTCTGTCCACGGTCAGAATTCCTTTTTCTTTGTTGTTTGGATTATTCGATTTCAGATAAGCAGCAAACGACTTGTGGAGGTCGCACAACGTACTGCCGGTTTCTTTTGCAACGCGCCGGCTGATGTCCGAATACTCTTCAAGCATGGCATCCTGCGGATTCGACCCGTCGGTCTTTTCGCCTATCACGCTCGGCGTACAAAGAACAACGCGCGCACCGACGCCGTGAATAGACCCGATGATCTCTTTCAATCCGGCTTCATAATTTTCTTTTGTTGTTCCTGTAAGCCCAGGCGTCGCCCAATGCCACACGTCGTTGATGCCGATATAAATCACGACGATGGTCGGGTGTTTTTCCAGCACGTCTTTGGTCAACCGCTTTTGCAGGTCGGGAACTTTATTGCCGCTGATGCCTGCTCCGATCACTTCGATATTCATCTCTCCGTGATTCTTATGGAGACTGTCCTGGACAATTGTGACGTAGCCGTTGGGCTTTACGCCGAGCTGGGTAATCGAATCTCCTAAAAACACGATCCGTTCTCCGTTATGCAGAAAGTGCTCCCCCGCCGCACATCCCATGAGAACAGTCACGATCAAAAGAAATCCTTGTTTTAAGGATGAGCTTTGCATACTTCCTACTCCTTACTGCTTAGTCCTTACTGTTTACTCCTTCAGCAATCACTCCTTGCATTATTTGTCTGTTCTCCACAAGCGGCTCCTGCTGGCTGATACAATGGAGCGTTCCAAGTCCCCACGCCAGATCGACGCAATCGATCCCGAGCACTGTCCGGTCTTGGAATTCACGCTGAAGAATCTCAATCGCGATGGGGTCGTTCGCATCCTGAAAGGTCGGCACCAGCACGACATTGTTTGCGATGAGAAAATTCGCGTAGCTCGCCGGTATCCTCTGGTCATTGAAATAAAGGGGGGATGGCATCGGAAGCTCGACGATCCGGAAGTGATTTCCTTTGAGGTCCGTCAATCCCTGAAGCGTAATGAGATTTCTTTGAAGAATTGCGTGGTTCTCGTCGGCGGGATTATTTTCGACGACGGCGACGATCGTATGCGGGTTGACAAAGCGAGCCGAGTCGTCGATATGACCGTCGGTATCGTCCCCTGCGATCCCTTCATCCACCCACAAGATCTTTTCAACATTATAGTACTCGCGGAGGTATTCTTCGATCTCCTCTTGCGTGAGAGCGGAATTCCGGTTCTTATTCAGCAAACATGACCTGCTCGTCAACAGACATCCCTCGCCGTTGACGTCGATCGCTCCTCCTTCCATGATGATGCCGGGATGAAAGACCGGGAGTTGGCGTACTTCGGCGATTCGCGACGGCACAATGTCATCCTGATCAAACGGAGGGTATTTCCCTCCCCAGGCATTATACCCCCAGTCGATAATTGCGAGCGGCTCGGTCGCGGCGGGATTGACGACAAATGCTGGACCGTGATCGCGGCACCACGAATCGTTCGTCGGGATCTTATAGAGTGTAAATTGGGAAGCAGGGACGCCGGCACCACGGAGGCGCTCCCTCACATCCTCCATCATCCCATCGTCAACCACATTAATATTCACGTGCTGGTACTGGGCGAGTGTCTTGACAATGCCGGTGAACACGCCGGGGATCGGCTCAAACTTGCCGGGCCAGGTCTCTTTATTGTGCGGCCATGAGAACCACGTTGCCGCCTGCGGCTCCCACTCAGCGGGGAAACGGTATCCGAGTTGTCGAGGAGTTTTGGTCAATGAACAGTTAGCAGTAAGCAGTTAACAATCTTTTCTGTTTTGGATCCGTGTGGTTTTTAGAATGGCAAAGAGGATTTTTGATAATTCGTCAGCATCCGTAAACAAGGAATCGTACAATTTCCCATCAATGAATCTTGTTTCCTTCATTAAAGAAAGCCAGTATTTGGTTTCAAGACTCTCTTTATACGAAATCGAAACTTTGTTGGAAAAATCAGATTTAGAAATCGCACCGTTTGCCTCGGCTATATTTGCGCCGATAGATGTCCCCGACCTAAGCAATTGTTTTGA includes:
- a CDS encoding agmatine deiminase family protein, translated to MTKTPRQLGYRFPAEWEPQAATWFSWPHNKETWPGKFEPIPGVFTGIVKTLAQYQHVNINVVDDGMMEDVRERLRGAGVPASQFTLYKIPTNDSWCRDHGPAFVVNPAATEPLAIIDWGYNAWGGKYPPFDQDDIVPSRIAEVRQLPVFHPGIIMEGGAIDVNGEGCLLTSRSCLLNKNRNSALTQEEIEEYLREYYNVEKILWVDEGIAGDDTDGHIDDSARFVNPHTIVAVVENNPADENHAILQRNLITLQGLTDLKGNHFRIVELPMPSPLYFNDQRIPASYANFLIANNVVLVPTFQDANDPIAIEILQREFQDRTVLGIDCVDLAWGLGTLHCISQQEPLVENRQIMQGVIAEGVNSKD
- a CDS encoding ABC transporter permease — protein: MKIPFSYIIRNLWTRRLTMSLTLGGITLVVFVFAAVLMLSEGVKQTLVSTGSDDNVIIVRKSAQSELVSAIGRESVANISTFPEVATGTDGKPMATADVVTIINLSKNGTKDMANVPVRGVSAGSATMRPQVKIKEGRMFRQGSSEIVIGNAVASQFQGVAVGQTVQIGSGFWTIVGVFDAGKSGFASEIWADADQLMLAFNRPVYSSLTVKLKNVDDFGAFKTRMESDQRLADLEPKREKAFYEEQSQGMAQFIRILGLIITIIFSAGAMIGAMITMYAAVANRTVEIGTMRALGFRRRSVLAAFLAEAMLLSLVGGGLGLLFASFLEFVSFSTTNFTSFTELAFGFHFTAGIALSTLVFSLFMGLVGGFLPAVRASRLDIINALRAS
- a CDS encoding four helix bundle protein, whose translation is MLKEGNNLYLKAFKFAVRVVKVCKWISNTKREFILSKQLLRSGTSIGANIAEANGAISKSDFSNKVSISYKESLETKYWLSLMKETRFIDGKLYDSLFTDADELSKILFAILKTTRIQNRKDC
- a CDS encoding FtsX-like permease family protein, which codes for MKVLKLVLKNLLRHKLRTFLTVLGLSCAVFAFGFLRTIVSAWNSGVASSSSVRLITRHAVSFVYPLPLSYKEQIEKVPGVTKVSYAYWFQGVYKDQSFDNFFPRYAVDAEQFLSMYPEFVIPPDQLETFKKERNACIVGRKIMEKYGWKIGDVIPIEGDIYPGHWQFVIRGVYTGKDKTVDETQMFLQWSYLDESLKQTALYRSGQVGWYAVQIANANDAATVSENIDALFANSPAKTKTETEKAFQQSFVSLSSAILTSLEVVSYVIIGIILLVLANTIIMSARERIREYAVLKTLGFNAGHIIGLVTGESLVIAMLGGCIGIALTFPMAAGVAAGFPTMFPIFNVEPSTIILSFSLSFLVGLLASVFPAIRSSRIKIVDGLRQIG
- a CDS encoding DinB family protein, with the translated sequence MDRTLDGLLEDWRRETSSTLKIFRALTDSSLGQRVTPDGRSLGLLAWHIVLAVGETGKKAGLTISLPPEDSPVPDNARAIVDAYEATAASIGNQIEEHWTGSSLEEEVHMFGQKWTRGFALASLLRHQTHHRGQMTVLMRQAGLRVPGVYGPAREEWARMGIPAKP
- a CDS encoding aryl-sulfate sulfotransferase; translation: MNNLQAIASCGSGASAILGIPARSTTTLFRNLFYPAVRPRGNKLSMLLTSAYFLALTLPATALSRGEIVYFFPLPDSKYLSPSTTVIVRTKGKFDPAVLSDRSFIQLTGSESGEHPWHSSLSDDGTTVMIIPDAPFTPGERVSVQAIHPLQTLEGTTIAPPSYRFDIGATVAAVQEFRAQPPFAAPNPSRSFFTRHAGNFRSASPLVSSDSLPSDFPLPVVSHAADASADKIFLGTFKSGRAGDHQQFVTLIPSDEQYLMIVNNQGIPVFWKKTNSENMGFTLQPNGLLTYFDASSGSYLEMDSSYNVIDSYKCGNGYQTDLHELRLLADGHALLLGDDPEIVDMSKIVAGGNSNATVWGMVIQELDKNKNVIFQWRSFDHFLITDATHEDLTAASIDYVHANAIDLDADGNILLSSRHLDEITKINRTTGEIIWRWGGKNNQFQFINDSLLFSHQHSIRRTATGTMILFDNGNFRSVEFSRGVEYALDEQAKTATLVWQFRHSPDIFSMAMGSIERLADGNTLIGWGTAPLAFTEVHPDGSTALEAQFPDSIVSYRAFGFDWTQSTGATSVRKADAAPSSFSLEQNYPNPFNPSTTIRYSVARASRVRLVVYNVLGKKLATLVNDTKPAGSYTVRFDGSRCAGGVLMYRLFTPDGSFTKMMTLVK
- a CDS encoding SGNH/GDSL hydrolase family protein → MQSSSLKQGFLLIVTVLMGCAAGEHFLHNGERIVFLGDSITQLGVKPNGYVTIVQDSLHKNHGEMNIEVIGAGISGNKVPDLQKRLTKDVLEKHPTIVVIYIGINDVWHWATPGLTGTTKENYEAGLKEIIGSIHGVGARVVLCTPSVIGEKTDGSNPQDAMLEEYSDISRRVAKETGSTLCDLHKSFAAYLKSNNPNNKEKGILTVDRVHLNDAGNLFVAEQILKTLEQ
- a CDS encoding ABC transporter ATP-binding protein, with amino-acid sequence MAEPIVQIRNLTKIYKRDSMEIPVLQNITLDIPESEFLALMGPSGSGKTTLLNLIAGIDRPNSGSLKIAGTDISTLGESALAKWRSHNVGFVFQFYNLLPVLTAYENVELPLLLTNLSKKEKREHVEAALNVVGLGDRMKHYPKQLSGGQEQRVAIARAIVTDPTIIVADEPTGDLDKKSADEILILMERLNTEFKKTIVMVTHDPHAAGKAHKVRHLEKGDLLEN
- a CDS encoding YhbD family protein, which produces MDSDLISKKELLELTGISYGQLYRWKRKNLIPEEWFVKKSAFTGQETFFPRESILARIDKIKGMKEDRSLDDIAGVFSPALGQTSLTIEEVRGRKIVLDTTIQNYFNDKNPDTSVSLQTLLSLFVMDRLLHSGDVGIDEAKSAVKTMEEGYGSFEGKACELVVIRKTGVSFAALLPATSPVHFEQGLKVAARINLAQCVEELNMLL
- a CDS encoding GNAT family N-acetyltransferase, which encodes MPPSIHIQPAVEKDIPLILRFIKELAEYERLSSQCVATEALLRGALFGEKKFAEVVIAYYENEPAGFAIFFHNFSTFLSRPGIYLEDLFVFPHFRKKGIGKALLIHLAGIAKERNCGRFEWAVLDWNEPSIAFYKKLGAVPLDDWKIFRLTGEALEFLAKSS
- a CDS encoding efflux RND transporter periplasmic adaptor subunit, producing MSSEAQKADLSSLRINRSASAPSESGGSKKKVILFSSIGAVVLVVAAFIIFGGGVASTEQVEIVTVSLTYPSQANTVLTASGYVVAQRKAAVASKGTGRLEYLGVIEGDRVTKGSIIGRLESSDVDAALGQARANLGVAKAGVDQAKAELDDATANYQREKSLFEKNLASEADYDPANARYKKAIAGVTSAEASLNAAEATVRAAEVQVEYTNIRAPFDGTVLTKDADVGDVITPFGAASGSRGDIVTLADMNSLEVEADVSESNISKVYTGQPCEITLDAIPDKRYHGTVHKIVPTADRAKATVLTKIQFLDRDDLVLPEMSAKAIFLSKETDKPTENSTPKISVPVSAVATRDGKKVAFLVRDESVVATPVVVGELMGSSMEIKEGLAVGDKVVNHPSAKLSSGTKIAQAK